From Tiliqua scincoides isolate rTilSci1 chromosome 2, rTilSci1.hap2, whole genome shotgun sequence, the proteins below share one genomic window:
- the LOC136638997 gene encoding uncharacterized protein, which translates to MAAACRKKRRTQLRRRTQLRRKTLLRRRTRLRRRALLNRRRKHTIRRRKQYRKLLAKRRKQPVKRRLGRKSPLRRGRLGRKTVSKKVKPKWQDLRNPSDRFVIKVLRRLHQDKVPISTKAKGKIISSIRKFYNKVYDKAKSSSRCKENCVIGSRELQNALNQVMRKKQATEVVKAIRNTTRRH; encoded by the coding sequence ATGGCTGCTGCCTGCAGAAAGAAGAGGAGGACCCAGCTTCGCAGGAGGACCCAACTTCGCAGGAAGACCCTGCTTCGTAGGAGGACCCGGCTTCGTAGGAGGGCCCTGCTTAATAGGAGAAGGAAACACACTATACGCAGGAGAAAACAATACAGGAAGCTCTTGGCAAAGAGGAGGAAGCAACCTGTGAAACGAAGACTGGGAAGGAAGTCACCTTTAAGACGAGGAAGACTGGGAAGGAAGACGGTGAGCAAGAAAGTTAAACCTAAATGGCAGGATCTGAGGAATCCCTCTGATAGGTTTGTCATCAAAGTCCTCCGGAGACTGCACCAGGACAAGGTGCCCATCTCAACCAAGGCCAAGGGAAAGATCATCTCCTCTATCAGGAAGTTCTACAACAAGGTGTATGACAAAGCCAAAAGCAGCAGTCGATGCAAGGAGAATTGCGTCATTGGCTCCAGGGAGCTCCAAAATGCACTGAATCAGGTGATGCGCAAGAAGCAAGCAACAGAGGTGGTCAAAGCCATCCGCAACACCACACGTCGCCATTAG